The genome window GAGCCAGAGGAGAATCTGATAACGAAGATGCTCAAAGAGAGGGAGCTGGGAGGAGACGTAAATACTCAGTATCAGTAGATGGTGTCATTCGTATTTCTGAGCTCAAAAGTCATTCAGCATGAGGCGACCGGTGGAAGATTGTGAGATCCATGGTAATTGATAGGTATGTGTGCTCCACCGCAGCAACTCTGTGGCTTGCCTGTAATCAAGGCAGCTGAATTGTATGTAAAATAATGAGACCGACGAAATGAACAAAAAGAGACACACGACAATGAAAGCAAgacattgaagaagaaattctTGCTCCTCGGAATAAGGCGGGTGCTATGACGAGACGTGTCGACCCATTAAACCATACAGCGCATTTATTCCTGAGGCAACTGGCTTCGGCGGGTCTTCTCAGCCTCGAGGTTTTCGTACAGCAAGTACAGAGCCTTCTCATTAGCCTGAGCGCTGCCCATGATAGTGAACATGCGCTCTCCGGTCTCATCGTGAGGCGCTTTAGCGATGGAAATGCGGGCTCCAGAGCTTCTGCGTATCTCGGTGATTTTGCTTCCACCCCTGCCGATGATGCAACCGACCATGTCCGCAGGAATGCTGATATTCTGAGTTTGAATTTCTTCGCCGTCCTCAGTGACAAGGGGATAGCCGCGGTTGGAGGTATCGGGATTAGAGCGTCTGCCATAGCCACCGGATTGACCGTCGCTGAAATCGGCGCCGTTACCAGTGCGGTTGTACGGACGACTGCTGTAGCCATTGCCCACGCTGCTGGTGTTCATCGAGGTGGATCCGCCAACCGATGCACGAACCGCAGGATTGTAAAGGATTGTGCCGGTTCCCCGCTGCCAGTCGTCGATGAGGCATTTTCCAATCTCCCAAACAGCCTTCTCAATACCCTCTGGAGTGCCCTGCACTTCCACGATCCGTTCGGTAGACTGAGGAAGCATCTCCTTCTGAGCGACCATTCGCACACCGGAAGCATCCTGGATATGTTTGATCTTCAAACCCTGTCGACCGATAATGGTGCCCATTTGATTGTGGGAGATCAGGAGGCGGACAGCTAGACATTACAAGTTAGTGAATGGGGTTCAAAAGCTGCATAAGCGCGTGCTTGGACACCGTCGTTGCAGATGGTCCGGAATCCTCcatggagaaagggaaacaTACGATGAGTTCCATTGTTGTTCACAATGCCACCCATGCCCATTTGCGGGGCTCCTTCAAGCAAGCCCTTTGCAACCAAGGCATAAGCCCGCGCTGTACCTTGCAGGGGCCCCGTGACGGTCAAGACACGATCATGAACACCAGGAACAACCTTGCTCACGCCAGCCTTGACACCGGTTTCATCACGGAGATCAGCCACGTTTTTACCGGCTTTGCCGATGATCACGCCTGCTTCCTTAGAGGAGACGATGGCGCGGAGGGTCAGCATAGACTGCGCGTATTCCTCTTCGGTCTTCGGAGTGACTTCCATGTCACCCTCATCGGCGACATTCACGGCATCGGCCATCGTCTCGTCAACCGGAGGGGCATCGCGCATCTCGGTGGTGTCCATGGTTTAGAAGCGGAGATGAGTGATTGAGATAGGTCTTGGCAGGTGAGAGTGTAGAATTCGACAAAAAACTGCGAGAATGGATCGTTCTATCGCTGGTCAGAGAATACGTTCAAAACACGGAAATGGTTGACTGGCGGTTTCCTCCAGAACGATCATGACGAGCTCATGGAGCGGAGAGCATAGTATAGACAGACCCCAGAGAGGACCAGATTTGATGTTGATTTGTGCGCATGGAGCATCAAAAGAACAAGACGAAACGGAGATGGCCTACCTAGGAAAGATGATCAAGGTCCAGAAGAGGCGGATAACCGATGAGGAGAGATGAGACGGAATAGACGAGGGTATAACGGCGGACAAAGAAATGTCGGGAGGGGTGTAAGGCGTTGAGCTGTTCAGAGGGGTTTCCGTAGGCgggggaggcggagaagaaatccCAAGAGAGACAGGGAAACGGAACGGtgagaaagaggaggaagaggaagagaagtagaggagacggagaggaagaagggaaGGAAATTGAGGGATGgagtgggagaagatggtagatggaggagaaagaggataAGTTACTgaagggagggaggagggggtatgaggtggaagaggtggaggagaggaaagaagacagaataATAATGTTagaggaaaagaggagaagaaagtaGTGCCGCTTTGCTTTGGGTACGTGGTTCATTATTTTACCTTACCTTACTGCGGGAAGCTTTGGCTTGGCTCCTATTGGGTTGGGGATTCTGTTTGTTTTTGGCAGGCGGAGATGAAGTTTGGTCACGCTTCATTGATCTAGATAGCTTTTCCACTGTAGAAGAAGGCGTTTCTATTAAGGGTACCTCTCTATTCTATAGGTGACTTTGCGCCacaggagatggatgacTCTTACACTGCCCTGGGACATGGATTTTACCTCATTTATCAGCTTCGAAGATGACCTTCTGGACTTTCATCGCATTGAAGAGCTCGTAGGCCTCCGCCGCGCGCGAAAGGGGCATGATATTCTCGGTCATGAATCTGATACATCATTAGCCAAAACAGAAGTCAAAAACCATGCTTCCGCAGGAGCTTTCCACAAAATGATGCGCAGACGTACCCTAGTAGATGCTGGTTCTTCTTTAGAACCTCCAACGCTGCCTCAGAAACAGACCTGACGGGGCATCTGCCCATCTGGACAATGAGGTTCTTTCCGTATGCCTCGCTTCCATTCCACGGAATCTTGAAAGTGGTCAGGACCATCATGCTTGGATTCCTGACGGCTGATGAAGACTCACCTCCCCGTTGTGAACACCCACACTGCTGAGAATGCCCCATGGCCGCAGCAGATCAAATCCAGTCCTCAGCGCTGGGCTAAGCCCAACCACCTCAATGACAGCATCCGCTCCTCGCCCATTGGTCAACTCTTCGACGCGTTTGCGCAATCCTTCTCCGTCTGTTTTGAAGTTCCAAGGCTCGGCACCGAGCGACCTGGCAAGTTCGAGTCTGGACGGGACAGAGTCAACTGCCAGTAAATGCTTCGGTTTGAACTCCAGTGCGTTGATCAAAGCACACATGCCGACGGGGCCGCAGCCGATGAGCACGACTGTCTGCTCGGAGATCTGCTCTGGGGTCCGTCCTTTGAACGCGTTGCTGGCCGCAAAGTAGCCAGTTGGGAAGATGTCGCCCATGAGAACAAGGAACTTTTCGTCAATGCCCTCGGGTGCCTTCATTGCAGTGCCCTCTGCATTTGGAATTCGAACCTATGTGGCCTTGGTAAATGTCTAAGCGGTAACCATGGGCCAGTAAAGAGCACTCACATACTCCGCCTGCCCTCCATCCAAGGCTTCGCATCCGAACAGGATATTCTCCTCGCATCGGGAGGAGTATCCTTGTTTGCAGTAGAAGCATTTCCCGCTGTTGTTGGTCTATATCAacatgtactccgtaggctAATTCTAACCAACGCTCCCATTTGTGACGCAACATACCAGGACGTTGTAAAGGCACTCACAACCTTATCCCCCTTCTGGAACTTTGTGACGGCATCACCGGtctcaacaacaacaccggTGAATTCATGGCCCATGATAAATCCCGAGCCAGAAGGCTCAATGCCACGGTACGTATGAAGGTCGCTACCACCCCCCGGCTCAATTAGCACATATACAATCACTATCGTAGCTGCGGCTGTACTTACCTCCCACAGAGGGCAGTATAGGTGACCTTCACGACGATATCGGCCGAATCCTGGATTTTGGGCACTGGTCGTTCCTCAACGGCCACCTTGAAGGGCTCGTGGAACACGACCCCGCGCATCGTATCCTTGGTGGCCATGCTGTGTCAATATGACGAGCTACTGTTCTTGCAATAGGCCTCAATGGTAGACATCTACATATGAGTTTGTCTCCAAAAGCAAGGGTGCGGAGTGAATTTAGAAAGATTGGGCTGCTCCACACCGATAACGGCAGTCCCTCACATATTGTTCTTTGATGCGGGGCAGCATCCAGCTTGCAGGTATTTCATTTATGACTAAAAATAATTGGATACCAGATTTGGGAGGCTTGCTTCGGGTAATTGGTCTTCGTCATTGCGCATAGTATCCACCGTTTGCATTTCATGATGTCTCCGGGCAGGGCATCATAGATCTAGGAACTGGCATTGGCTTACGACACTTTTTTCGGGTATTGAAAACAAACAGAGCACAATTGTCCACGCTGACAATTTATGCATGCTACAAGACAAAAACCTAGTTATGTGCGGTTTGGTGCGAAATTACGACTCACTGGAAAGCCAGACTACAATCCAGGTGAAAATGTAGAATAGTAGGTATCTGCATTTACACAGGTTCGATATATGAAGggccatgaagaagagcCGTTTGTCGGTTTATTGAGATAGGGAGCCTCTATTGCACCCTAGCCTGATGTAAACGCCATGCAGTATGAAACAGATGAAGTCCAGAACACCTTGTCCAACGCCTTTCCCCTAAACACTCATAGTAGAACGCTCATTCGAATGAAGCTCTGAAGATCTGAGTCACAAACCCTTCTCCAAATCGTTCAATGACGACGTTGCTGTCAGGTAGTTGAATGCCTCTTGTGCCGTCGAAAGGACAGCCCATCATCAGGGAATGGAAACTGGCTTCAACACACCACACATAATAATTCTTCCTCCAAAATGAACTTTCCTTCCTTGTATTTCTCACTCGACTCGTACGCTTTGTCGTACTTCCACCCTACTAGTTCGGCGCATTGCCTGCAGAATATGTCTCGGACGATATGCCTTCCGGTGGTCATGTTACGCTCCACAGCCTCGGAGTGGGTTACATTGACAACAGTGTTGAACAAGTACGCCTTGCCATGTTGGCCACGGAAATTCTGCAGTAGATGACTGGATCAGCAGATGCATCAATCATGTAATAGAGAAGAACCACAGTACGGTAATACTGACCCGGCTGATGATATCATTGTAATCGGCAAGGTGCGTTTTGCATTTCTTGCACCCGAATATCTTATTGGAAGTGAGATAGACGTTGTACGCAAGACCCATGGTGACCTGTATCGCTTTGCCTTCCCACTACCACCGACCTCTCAAGGAAAGTCCTGGCGTGCAAGCTCAACGAGATAAGGTGGGTAATCCGTAGTGGCCTCAGTGTATGGAGTTTGGAACAAGTCTGAGAGGAGTGATCAACGAGTTATACTGGCGTTCTGAATTGCCCGCCCTTCTTGATGTCCTCTCAAGGAGTTCCCGGTCTGAGAAGAACCCCGCCAACAATACTTATAGTCGACGTGGCTTCAAGCCTGAACGAATGGGGAGTTTCCGAAGATACGCTCCCCGCTTTATGGACTGACTGTACAACTTTGGAAGTAGGAAAGTATATATGGGGGAATTCGGAAACAGCGGCTGTAGCACCGGGTGAAAGGGATCATGTATGTTGACCACAGTAGGCAGTACCGAATGTTCTAAATTTGCTTCAAAGTAAGCTAATAAGGAGGTAAGTGTAATCAGTGAAGATGTGATACAAATGACGCGGCAGGTACAAAGTGGTACTCAAGATACATAGGCAGGGAAAAGGAGGCGCAGTGATCAGGCAGTTGCTCATAAGCTCATTCCAGGCTGACGCTTAAGTACCCCCGCACGGGACCACAAGGTCAACTACGTGACACAGTCTGGACACCCAGACCAGCCACCACCAGTGGCGCAAGAGCAGCCACTCAGCTCCTGATCATTTAACATCCTGAACCACCTCTATTCATCTTAAGGAATTAGCCGTGTTCAGGTGGACAAACCTCAAGTTCTTTATTTACAAGAGCCCTTCTGTTTTGGAGGCAAGATGGTCTTTCCTCTGATATCACAGTATATGCCGAGCTAGACTAACCCAGTGATATGTCAGCTCGAGCAATCAACTGGTATCTTGGCTACACAGTGGAACGTTTGATGGATGTCACATACTCTGCACTGCGAAGACAAAGAGCTAGAATGGCGCAAAGAAAGTTTTGACATCAACTAAGGAGCCCAAAAACCTCGCTAAAATGCTGCAAATCCTAGAAACTCGCAGAATGTGGCATTATACTCATGGTCTGTATGTCACTATTATCGTTGAGCTAGGAGGCCCATGTTCGTTTCCCAAAAGCCTTTGCACTCGCTATGACCCCAGTGCTCAACCCACCATTCTCCGAAGCTGTCTTGCACGTTCTCATCGATTTTCGGCAATCTCTCATCACGCTTCAGCCCGCAAAGGGCGCAAGCATGAGGGGCTTTGATGGCTCCCTCAGCCGCGGTAGCTGTTACTACACGAGTATTCTCTGCAATGGCCTGGACCGGCTGCCTTCCGGACGCCTGGATCACAGAATTGAAGAGTGCGGCTTGATCACGCCACATTGTGAGGACGTCAACAGCCTCCTGTTGTTCCTTGATGTTCTCGTTCTTGTTTACGGTACTGAGTTTCATTCCGCCTGGCTTCCCTGAGCGCGCTGGGCCTATTCGCATGCTTTGACTCAATATTGTATCCCGTTTCCATCGCAGAGTGCGACCAGCAACTACTCTTGCGACCACTTTTAAAGTGCAGAGCACAAGGGATGCGGCGGTCTCGACTTGGACTTCCTGTTGCAGACCTCTCCTCGTCTTGGTAGCTTCTTCACGAAGTTGCTCAAAAAGCCTGGGAAACAACTCCAAGAGAACAGATGGCGGGGGTATGTTTGTAGGACGGATCTGAGACTCGGAGACTTTTTCTCCTGGGATAGTAAAACTAGGAGGCGTAATGACAGTTGTTCGAGCCTGCGCGATTTTGCCTTGAGGACTTCTCGATTTGGAAAAGCTTTGGAACTTCGTTGGTTTGACCTCTGCAGGTGGCCCATCAATGAATTCACCCCAATCTTCAAAAGAATCGTCCTGCACAGGGTCGGGTACAGCAGTAGGATCAGCAGCTTTCATATGTGACCTAGGCTTATCAATCGGCTGTTTGACAGCGGGCTTACTAGCGTTTGGTAGTTTCGAGTCCGCAATTGATGGAGTATCCATCATGTCAATCAGCGTAGTAGCATCTTTGTTTCGACTTTGGCTGTCCCGTAGGCCGTCCTGCTGTTGAAAGCGTGCTGCTGGCTGGTTCTTGCCTATCGCTGACTCCGCAGATTCAAATTCGCCCCagtcctcgtcctcgtcatcgggCATAGACTCCAAAGTAGCGTCAAATAATACGACGTTACTTCCATTGCTATAATCCTGCAACTTTGGAAAATCCGCAGTCGAGGCTAATGCAAACTGGTTTGGCGATGCCTGTGACTTGTTTATATATGATGACGAGGCCTGATCTTGAACATCGGTTCGAGGATTAGAGGAGACCACATCTAATACGTCCAAATCCGGGATTAGCGGGTGTGCTTGTGACCCTTGCTGCCGCTGATGTGAAACATTTGAAGGCTGCACAGCTGGTGCCTTGATTCCAAATTCGGCGAATAAGTCTGCGGACATTGAAATAGAAGGAGAGAATAACAGTCACTTCGTAGGTTCAGAGATTCTGTATGAGCAGGTAGAATGCTTTCAGCTCTCAGTCAAACTCCGATAATGTGGAAAAAATGTCATCCGTTCCAGTCGTAATCCGCTGTCCAAATACACCAGATTCTCTATGGCGTGAGCCCGCTTCTCGAGTCTATACAGATAATATAGATCATTGTGTGGTTTCAGATAAGAGGCCGAGGCTTTGGAGGATCTTGAGGCGACCATAATAACCATGAAGAAGTGCATTTCCATACGGCGGGACCACCGCCCGCCACTAAACACTAAGGCCCCATTCATATGATCCAATCCGCATCACTTGACAATCCACCTTCCGTCATCGCATGTCTGCTCATTCAGACATCACTGCTGAAAGGCCCTAAAAGGCCCTATGGAGAGATGAGAACCCTTTCAGATACGAGGTACAATTGCGTGTGACGCCAGACAAAAAAGACTTGCTAATGGTTCTCTAGAGAGAGATGGAATACCCTGTTTCGCTACAATGCTACGCCCTCCGCCCTCCGAGATGCGATCAAATCAGAACAAGGAGACAAGTTATGCAATGACGGATTGAGATCTGTCTGCTGGAAGGCATGCAGCTGCGGCACTTGGCAAGACGGTCAATTTAGCTTACCTGCCTGCAGGCGTTCCTGCTGTTCGACGATCTCGATCGCTCACAATGGTCACGAAGGACATCCGAGTCGCGGGATGCATATACCGCGCTGAAAGCGCACTATCTGAAATATATTGAGCACCCAGATGATTTACCGTCAACAATCGACCCACTAGCGGATGATGCAGAGGTATGCTACTTCTAGTCTGCTACCGTGGCTTGTCATTTGCTCGCACATCTGACCCTGTTTTCTGCCGCAAAAAGTCTCCCTGGCAAACTCTACGACAAGATGAGCAGATGAGAGCGGATATATCCCAGGATGTTGATCGATGCTTACAAGAGAACTACTTCTTCCGTGAACCCGCCACCAAGGCGAAAATGATTGATATTCTGTTTATCTATGCAAAGTTAAACCCAGATCTTGGTTACCGACAAGGAATGCATGAGCTATTGGCGCCTATTCTGTGGGTTATACACGGGGATGCGGTTGATGGGAAGGTGCTCGAAGAGTCTTCAGTTaaagaagagggagatgaTTTGATGCTGCACTTGCTCAACTTTGACTACGTTGAGCACGACTCTTTCGCGCTGTTTTGCTC of Aspergillus fumigatus Af293 chromosome 2, whole genome shotgun sequence contains these proteins:
- a CDS encoding KH domain-containing protein produces the protein MRDAPPVDETMADAVNVADEGDMEVTPKTEEEYAQSMLTLRAIVSSKEAGVIIGKAGKNVADLRDETGVKAGVSKVVPGVHDRVLTVTGPLQGTARAYALVAKGLLEGAPQMGMGGIVNNNGTHPVRLLISHNQMGTIIGRQGLKIKHIQDASGVRMVAQKEMLPQSTERIVEVQGTPEGIEKAVWEIGKCLIDDWQRGTGTILYNPAVRASVGGSTSMNTSSVGNGYSSRPYNRTGNGADFSDGQSGGYGRRSNPDTSNRGYPLVTEDGEEIQTQNISIPADMVGCIIGRGGSKITEIRRSSGARISIAKAPHDETGERMFTIMGSAQANEKALYLLYENLEAEKTRRSQLPQE
- a CDS encoding alcohol dehydrogenase family protein encodes the protein MATKDTMRGVVFHEPFKVAVEERPVPKIQDSADIVVKVTYTALLIVYVLIEPGGGSDLHTYRGIEPSGSGFIMGHEFTGVVVETGDAVTKFQKGDKVTNNSGKCFYCKQGYSSRCEENILFGCEALDGGQAEYVRIPNAEGTAMKAPEGIDEKFLVLMGDIFPTGYFAASNAFKGRTPEQISEQTVVLIGCGPVGMCALINALEFKPKHLLAVDSVPSRLELARSLGAEPWNFKTDGEGLRKRVEELTNGRGADAVIEVVGLSPALRTGFDLLRPWGILSSVGVHNGEIPWNGSEAYGKNLIVQMGRCPVRSVSEAALEVLKKNQHLLGFMTENIMPLSRAAEAYELFNAMKVQKVIFEADK
- a CDS encoding putative Yippee zinc-binding protein Moh1; this encodes MGLAYNVYLTSNKIFGCKKCKTHLADYNDIISRNFRGQHGKAYLFNTVVNVTHSEAVERNMTTGRHIVRDIFCRQCAELVGWKYDKAYESSEKYKEGKFILEEELLCVVC